DNA sequence from the Streptomyces cinnabarinus genome:
GTGCGTACGGCCGTACAGGCGGAGCAGAACGGCACCGGGCACGCCGTCCGGATGGGCCTCGACGAGCTCGGCGGTCCGGTCGAGGGCACCGTCATCGTCGTCTGCGGTGACACCCCGCTGCTCACCGGCGCCACCCTCCAGGCGCTCGCCGCCACCCACGCCGCGGACGGCAACGCCGTGACCGTGCTGACCGCCGAGGTGCCGGACGCCACCGGCTACGGCCGGATCGTGCGGGACGCGGCCTCCGGCGCCGTGACCGCGATCGTGGAGCACAAGGACGCCGACGAGGCGCAGCGGGCGATCCGGGAGATCAACTCCGGCGTCTTCGCCTTCGACGGCGCCCTGCTGTCCGACGCCCTGAAGAAGGTCCGTACCGACAACAGCCAGGGCGAGGAGTATCTGACCGACGTCCTCGGGATCCTGCGCGAGGCGGGGCACCGGGTCGGCGCCTCGGTGGCCGGCGACCACCGCGAGATCGCGGGCATCAACAACCGGGTGCAGCTCGCCGAGGCCCGGCGGATCCTCAACGACCGGCTGCTGACCGACGCGATGCTGGCCGGAGTGACGGTGGTGGACCCGGCGACCACCTGGATCGACGTGACGGTGACCTTCGAGCAGGACGCCGTGGTGCAGCCGGGGACGCAGCTCCTGGGCGCCACGCATCTCGGCGAGGGCGCGGAGGTGGGCCCGAACTGCCGGCTGACCGACACCCGGGTGGGTGCGGGCGCGCGGGTCGACAACTCGGTGGCGGACCGGGCCGACGTGGGCGCGGCGGCGACCGTGGGACCGTTCGCCTATCTGCGGCCGGGCACCCGGCTCGGGGCGAAGGGCAAGATCGGGACGTACGTCGAGACGAAGAACGCATCCATCGGCGAGGGGACGAAGATTCCGCATCTGTCCTACGTCGGGGACGCGACGATCGGCGAGTACACCAACATCGGCGCGGCCAGCGTCTTCGTGAACTACGACGGACAGGACAAACACCACACCACCGTCGGGTCGCACTGCCGGACGGGTTCGGACAACATGTTTGTGGCTCCTGTCACGGTCGGGGACGGCGCGTACACCGCCGCCGGGTCCGTGATCACCAAGGACGTGCCGCCCGGTTCGCTGGCCGTGGCCCGTGGTCAGCAGCGGAATATCGAGGGCTGGGTGGCCCGTAAGCGTCCGGGGAGCGCCGCGGCGAAGGCCGCCGAGGCGGCGTCCCGGGAGCCAGAAGGCGAAAGCTGACTGGAAACAGGCGCGTCTGCGACGGCGTACCGTGATAAGTGCACATCCGCACCTAACCAGCTGAGACGGCCGCTCGTGCCAGCCGGGACGGGCTGGTGCGGCCCCTCTCGCATCCAGCTGAGACACCTCTGAGGAGACAGTGCTGTGACCGGGATCAAGACGACCGGCGAGAAGAAGATGATGTTCTTCTCCGGCCGCGCCCACCCCGAGCTTGCCGAGGAGGTCGCCCACCAGCTGGGTGTCGGGGTCGTCCCGACGAAGGCCTTCGACTTCGCCAACGGCGAGATCTACGTCCGCTATCAGGAGTCGGCGCGTGGTGCGGACTGCTTCGTGATCCAGAGCCACACGGCTCCGATCAACCAGTGGATCATGGAGCAGCTGATCATGATCGACGCGCTGAAGCGCGCGTCGGCCCGTTCCATCACGGTCATCGTGCCGTTCTACGGTTACGCCCGGCAGGACAAGAAGCACCGTGGGCGTGAACCGATCTCGGCGCGTCTGATCGCGGACCTGATGAAGACGGCCGGTGCCGACCGCATCCTCACGGTCGATCTGCACACCGACCAGATCCAGGGCTTCTTCGACGGCCCGGTGGACCACCTGTTCGCGCTGCCGCTGCTGGCGGACTACGTGGGCCGCAAGGTGGACCGCGAGAAGCTGACGGTGGTCTCCCCGGACGCCGGCCGGGTGCGGGTCGCCGACCGCTGGTGCGACCGGCTCGGCGCGCCGCTGGCGATCGTGCACAAGCGGCGCGACAAGGACGTGGCCAACCAGGTGACCGTCCACGAGGTCGTCGGTGAGGTCAAGGGCCGGGTGTGCGTGCTGGTCGACGACATGATCGACACCGGCGGCACGATCTGCGCCGCGGCGGACGCGCTGTTCGCGCACGGCGCGGAGGACGTCATCGTGACGGCCACGCACGGTGTGCTCTCCGGCCCGGCCGCGGACCGGCTGAAGAACTCCCGGGTCAGCGAGTTCGTCTTCACCAACACCCTGCCGACGCCGGGTGAGCTGGCGGACGACCTCGACAAGCTCACGGTCCTCTCGATCGCCCCGACGATCGCGAGCGCGGTGCGCGAGGTGTTCGAGGACGGTTCGGTGACGAGCCTGTTCGACGAGCAGTAAGCCGCCGAGCGGTCAGCCGCTTGATCGATTTCTGTACGGCCTCTCCTGCCGAGTAGACTGCCCAAGTTGCTCGGCGAGGGAGGCCGTACGCCTTTGTGTACGGCGGTCCGTTATCGACGCGCTCTTCGTAGCAGGCCGTTCGTGGCCGGGTGACCGTGTCCGTCTCTCACCCATACGAGGAGTGATCCATATGTCCGAGGTCAAGCTCGCCGCCCAGACCCGCACCGAGTTCGGCAAGGGTGCCGCCCGTCGCGTCCGCCGTGACAACAAGGTCCCCGGTGTCCTCTACGGTCACGGCTCGGACCCGCTGCACCTGACCCTGCCGGGCCACGAGCTGCTGCTCGCGCTGCGTACGCC
Encoded proteins:
- the glmU gene encoding bifunctional UDP-N-acetylglucosamine diphosphorylase/glucosamine-1-phosphate N-acetyltransferase GlmU, with protein sequence MSAIRPAAVVVLAAGEGTRMKSTTPKVLHEICGRSLVGHVLAAARELRPEQLVVVVGHAREKVTAHLAEVDAEVRTAVQAEQNGTGHAVRMGLDELGGPVEGTVIVVCGDTPLLTGATLQALAATHAADGNAVTVLTAEVPDATGYGRIVRDAASGAVTAIVEHKDADEAQRAIREINSGVFAFDGALLSDALKKVRTDNSQGEEYLTDVLGILREAGHRVGASVAGDHREIAGINNRVQLAEARRILNDRLLTDAMLAGVTVVDPATTWIDVTVTFEQDAVVQPGTQLLGATHLGEGAEVGPNCRLTDTRVGAGARVDNSVADRADVGAAATVGPFAYLRPGTRLGAKGKIGTYVETKNASIGEGTKIPHLSYVGDATIGEYTNIGAASVFVNYDGQDKHHTTVGSHCRTGSDNMFVAPVTVGDGAYTAAGSVITKDVPPGSLAVARGQQRNIEGWVARKRPGSAAAKAAEAASREPEGES
- a CDS encoding ribose-phosphate diphosphokinase, producing MTGIKTTGEKKMMFFSGRAHPELAEEVAHQLGVGVVPTKAFDFANGEIYVRYQESARGADCFVIQSHTAPINQWIMEQLIMIDALKRASARSITVIVPFYGYARQDKKHRGREPISARLIADLMKTAGADRILTVDLHTDQIQGFFDGPVDHLFALPLLADYVGRKVDREKLTVVSPDAGRVRVADRWCDRLGAPLAIVHKRRDKDVANQVTVHEVVGEVKGRVCVLVDDMIDTGGTICAAADALFAHGAEDVIVTATHGVLSGPAADRLKNSRVSEFVFTNTLPTPGELADDLDKLTVLSIAPTIASAVREVFEDGSVTSLFDEQ